A genomic segment from Tachysurus fulvidraco isolate hzauxx_2018 chromosome 21, HZAU_PFXX_2.0, whole genome shotgun sequence encodes:
- the tsc1b gene encoding TSC complex subunit 1b isoform X3 has protein sequence MNECMAKPACRLPTLNLLGHVVRKQPSWIHKIARYPLLLSLLKCLKTDTDVVVLITGVLVLVTLLPMIPQAGKQHLYEFFDVFGRLAAWNLRNPGHVSEVFLIHLHASVYSLFHRLYGMYPCNFISYLRSHCSMKENMDTFEEVVKPMLEHVRIHPELVTGTKDHELDPTRWKRFEIHDIVIECAKVSLDPREASCEEGYATQPEHFCANLHMRAPDCTASPYTDLHSSYGSSSSNHFSTPRQSGLPPLSLSSLSGTHLAHRSPPSTHRPSSTCEFNFIHGIKDTLWSPSSLCGMATPPSSRGMSPNPELSQSAFHLSGRSYSTPGGGKGTPAASSPPPGVSDDLPSSSMTHSTPNLQWKDGRLIDLTKPPLLRQEQIRELERSGSDVQNHRDGAAKNMSMTLTELSDYMKEQDQLRLGKEREEAAITEELMKLTEEKREASGARGFDSPFFRTTETLTGAQEKPPTAFTHLRDPHHAVSTPDKIDMRIWCKGPGSRTASQEQPWSFQPLFTPIDLRHHSPSTEDEALKSTPISPSPGRAPSSLPYEALFDLALPRTASLFMSRRSSEALERAAMQGTVGEVDEGHGVTSASPLEVLDRLVQQGSDAHDRVLKRLPLPSKSADWTHFGGKQHNGSAPLDELQTLRSQLLLLHNQLLYERYKREQHAVRNRRLLRRIINATALEEQNNAMKDQLNLQCVDIMSLRESLHMEQQRYRQLRDERETTVACLHSQIRQLQHDHDDYYTKYQELQSEMQECQKRMGEMEAELQKANNKVCHTGHQLNQLTAKLSSSESTQQQLSFMSRQLLLLGEAHKLCVQEQQQAGPDLSKEVQMVQVSSTKEVERLKQNLTLQGQKLDAAQHRVAELETQLSKKEHLIAEQKKFLEDVKGQAKEELKASESRYQAQRRVTQALQMELLQLYSRLEMEAPATTAVASSAGDATERCCLTHASVAVASGGPMKTVSKERGKSSPHRNGFSPGQAKAGVPDPKSKPLNGSRATPPPMLVEPPPACPAVPTSTPSLTVGSYPSAKSFLGMRARELFRNKSESQCDEDYAPRPQLTGLSQGLKTDLCLEPSLKTAVKIGPTSSIHGHASSLVAKEPDILQRAPRREAGWPRQPQLHIMDYNETHQEHS, from the exons GCCACGTTTCGGAGGTGTTCCTGATCCACCTGCACGCCAGCGTCTACTCACTCTTCCACCGCCTGTATGGCATGTACCCCTGCAACTTCATCTCATACCTGCGCTCTCACTGCAGCATGAAGGAGAACATGGACACGTTCGAGGAGGTGGTTAAG CCGATGCTGGAACACGTTCGTATACACCCTGAATTAGTGACTGGAACTAAGGACCATGAGCTGGACCCAACTCG ATGGAAAAGGTTTGAGATCCATGATATTGTGATTGAATGTGCCAAAGTGTCTCTGGACCCTCGGGAGGCGTCCTGTGAAGAGGGCTATGCCACCCAACCTGAGCACTTCTGTGCCAACCTGCACATGCGTGCCCCTGATTGCACTGCCAGTCCTtacactgacctgcacagcagTTATG GAAGCTCATCCTCCAATCATTTTTCCACCCCGCGGCAGTCTGgccttcctcctctttctctgtcctctctctcagGGACACATCTGGCTCATCGCAGTCCCCCCAGCACCCACCGGCCG AGCTCTACATGCGAATTCAACTTCATCCATGGCATTAAAGACACTCTCTGGAGCCCTTCTTCCCTCTGTGGGATGGCCACTCCACCTTCTTCAAGAGGAATGTCACCAAACCCTGAGCTTTCCCAGAGTGCCTTTCACTTATCTGGTCGCTCCTACAGCACACCCG GAGGTGGTAAAGGCACTCCAGCGGCATCGTCTCCTCCTCCCGGCGTTTCAGACGATCTACCTTCTTCCTCTATGACCCACAGTACACCTAACCTGCAGTGGAAG gATGGTAGACTTATAGACCTCACCAAACCTCCCCTCCTGAGACAGGAGCAAATCAGAGAGCTTGAGAGGTCAGGAAGCGACGTCCAGAATCACAGAG ATGGTGCGGCTAAGAACATGTCCATGACGCTGACCGAGTTATCCGACTACATGAAGGAGCAGGATCAGCTGCGGCTGGGcaaagagagggaggagg CTGCCATCACAGAGGAGCTGATGAAGCTGACTGAGGAGAAGCGCGAAGCATCAGGAGCACGTGGCTTTGACTCGCCCTTTTTCCGCACCACAGAGACTCTCACTGGTGCACAAGAGAAGCCCCCAACCGCTTTCACTCACCTCCGTGACCCCCACCATGCCGTCTCTACACCCGATAAGATCGACATGCGGATCTGGTGCAAAGGCCCAGGTAGCCGTACTGCGTCTCAGGAGCAACCGTGGTCCTTCCAGCCGCTCTTCACCCCAATAGATCTACGGCACCACAGCCCCAGCACAGAGGATGAGGCTCTGAAATCTACACCCATCTCGCCCAGCCCGGGCAGAGCACCGTCATCGCTGCCTTATGAGGCTCTCTTTGACCTGGCTCTCCCTCGTACCGCTTCCCTGTTTATGAGCCGTAGGAGCTCAGAGGCGCTGGAGAGAGCTGCGATGCAAGGCACGGTGGGAGAGGTGGATGAAGGCCATGGAGTAACGTCAGCATCTCCTCTAGAGGTGCTTGATCGTCTGGTGCAGCAAGGCAGTGATGCTCATGACAGGGTACTGAAGAG GTTGCCCCTGCCAAGCAAGTCAGCTGACTGGACTCACTTCGGAGGTAAACAACATAATG GCTCAGCACCTCTGGATGAACTGCAGACATTGCGTAGTCAACTGCTGTTGCTGCATAACCAGCTGCTGTATGAGCGTTATAAGCGTGAGCAGCACGCTGTGCGAAACCGCCGCCTGCTGCGCAGAATCATTAACGCCACCGCATTGGAGGAACAGAATAACGCAATG AAGGACCAGCTGAACCTTCAGTGTGTAGATATCATGTCTCTGCGTGAGAGCCTACACATGGAACAGCAGCGCTACAGGCAGCTAAGGGACGAAAGGGAGACTACGGTCGCGTGCCTGCACAGTCAGATCCGCCAACTTCAACACGATCACGATGACTACTACACCAAATACCAGGAGTTACAG agcGAGATGCAAGAGTGCCAGAAGAGGATGGGTGAGATGGAGGCTGAGCTTCAGAAGGCGAATAACAAGGTGTGCCATACAGGGCACCAGCTGAATCAGCTCACCGCCAAG TTGTCCTCGAGTGAGAGCACACAGCAGCAGTTGAGCTTCATGAGCAGACAGTTGCTGCTGTTGGGGGAAGcccataaactgtgtgtgcAAGAGCAACAACAAGCAGGCCCAGACCTCAGCAAG GAAGTGCAGATGGTGCAGGTGTCCTCGACGAAGGAGGTGGAGCGGCTGAAGCAGAACCTGACGCTGCAGGGTCAGAAGCTGGATGCCGCACAACATCGAGTAGCTGAGCTGGAGACGCAACTGTCCAAGAAAGAGCATCTCATCGCAGAGCAGAAGAAGTTCCTGGAGGATGTCAAGGGACAGGCTAA GGAGGAGTTAAAGGCTTCTGAAAGTAGGTACCAAGCTCAGAGGCGTGTGACTCAGGCCTTGCAGATGGAGCTGTTGCAGCTCTACAGCAGGCTGGAGATGGAGGCTCCTGCTACCACCGCTGTAGCTTCATCAGCAGGGGATGCAACAGAGCGCTGCTGTCTCACGCATGCCAG TGTGGCGGTGGCATCAGGTGGACCAATGAAAACAGTCTCTAAAGAACGCGGCAAGTCATCACCACACAGGAACGGCTTCTCGCCAGGTCAAGCCAAAGCCGGCGTCCCCGACCCCAAGTCTAAACCCTTAAACGGCAGCCGCGCCACACCCCCACCAATGCTGGTAGAACCGCCCCCTGCTTGCCCTGCGGTGCCCACCTCCACCCCTTCCCTCACCGTTGGCTCCTATCCCAGTGCCAAGAGCTTCCTGGGCATGCGAGCAAGGGAACTTTTCCGCAACAAGAGCGAGAGCCAGTGCGATGAAGATTACGCTCCTCGTCCACAGCTCACCGGGCTATCACAAGGCCTGAAGACTGATCTCTGTCTGGAGCCTTCACTAAAAACTGCAGTAAAGATAGGTCCCACCTCCTCCATACACGGACACGCCTCCAGCTTGGTTGCTAAAGAGCCTGACATCTTACAGAGAGCACCAAGACGGGAAGCAGGATGGCCGAGACAACCACAGCTACATATCATGGACTATAACGAAACTCATCAGGAGCACAGCTAG